The DNA region CCGACTCGCGCGTCGACATCGTCGCCACCGCCATGGCGGACCTCAAGGGTGTTATTCGCGTGGGCCGCGAACTGATGAGCGGAGCGCTGCCGCTTCGCGAAATCGGTCAACACCTGCCGCTCGTCGGAGACTCGCAAACACGCATCGTCCAAGGCGTCGTCGTGCCTCCCGACGCGCCCCCACAAACCGCGCTGTTGCACCAGCTCGTACGGTTCGCGGTCGTCGGCATCGCCTCAACCCTCGCGTTCGCGTTGCTCTTCCTCCTGCTGCGCGGCCCCATGGGCGCTCAGGCGGCGAATTTCAGCGCGCTCCTGCTGACCGCGATTGCGAACACGGCCGCGAACAGGCGAGTGACGTTCGGGTTCCGCGGTTCGACAAACGCGGCCCGCCATCAAGGCCAAGGCCTGCTCGTGTTCTTCTTCGGCTGGGCACTCACCTCCGGCTCCCTCGCACTTCTCACTGCAACGGCACCCACGGCACCCCACTCCGTTGAACTCGCCGTCCTCGTCATCGCCAACCTCGCAGCGACCGTGCTGCGCTTCGTCCTCCTGAGGCGTTGGGTCTTCCGCCCCCGCCCAGCGGCCACCCCCACCGGCGCCCGCGCCACCCTTGAACCGACCGGCGCGCGCGCCGAGACTCACCTCACCGAAGGAGCACTCCGATTACTGCTACCCCCCGCGCCGTAGCCCTCGAAGGCGAAGCGCCGTCGCCGGTCCTACGCGTGGAGTCCTCGGCTCCCGCCGTGCCCGATGTGCCGGCGGTGCCGGCGGTGCCGCCCGCCGAGATCATCGACGAGAGGTTCAGCCCCTCTCCGAGGAAGCGCTGGGAGCGTCCGGCCCTTTTTGTTCTGCTGGTCGTGACCGGCGCGTTGTACCTGTGGGAATTGTCCGCGTCAGGCTGGGCCAACTGGTTCTACGCTGCCGCCGTGCAGGCCGGGTCGGTGAGTTGGAAGGCCTTCCTCTTCGGCGCATCGGACGCGGGGGCGTCGATCACTGTTGACAAACCTCCCGCGTCCTTGTGGGTCATGGCGCTGTCCGCTCGGGTGTTCGGGCTCAACTCCTGGTCGATGCTCGTGCCTCAAGCCCTGATGGGCGTGGCCACCGTCGGGCTCGTGTACGCCTCGGTGCGCCGCTACTTCAGCGCACAAGCCGGGCTCATCGCAGGTGCCGTGCTGGCCCTCACGCCGGTCGCGGCACTGATGTTCCGCTTCAACAACCCCGACGCGCTCCTCGTGCTACTGCTCACGGGCGCCGTCGTCGCGACCCTGCGAGCCGTCGAGAACGGACGCACCCGCTGGATGGTGCTCGCGGGCGTTCTCGTCGGGCTCGGTTTCCTCACCAAGCAACTTCAAGCCGTCCTCGTGCTTCCCGGGATCGCGGCCGTCTACCTCATCGCCGCGCCCGTGTCGCTATGGCGGCGCCTTCGCGACGGCCTCATCGCCGTCGTCGCGATGATCGTTTCCGCAGGTTGGTGGGTTGCGATTGTCGAACTCACCCCAGCCGCGAACCGTCCCTACGTCGGCAGCTCGACCGACAACTCCTTCCTCAACCTCACCTTCGGATACAACGGCCTCAGCCGCATCCTCGGCCACTCGGCGCCCACCACTCACACAGGTACCGCGCTCGGCGGGGCCGCCTCGGAAAACTCAGGTGGCCACCCAGGCGGCGCAGTGTCGCACTTCAACGCCGGCTTGCTGCGGATGTTCGCGGGTGACTTCGGCGGCCACATCGCGTGGCTCATCCCTGCCGCACTGCTCCTCGGACTCGCTGGCCTGCTGATCGTCGGGCGCGCGAAGCGCACCGACGTTCGCCGCGCCGCCCTGTTGATCTGGGGTGCGACGCTCCTGGTCACCGGCCTCACGTTCTCCCTAATGAACGGCATGGCCCACGAGTACTACACGGTCGCCCTCGCGCCATCGATCGGCGCCCTTGTTGGCATCGGCGGTTGGCTCGTGTGGACGCGTCGCACCGAGCGCTGGGCCATGCCCGTGCTCGCGGCGGTTTCTCTCGTCACGACCGGCTGGGCATTCGTGGTCCTGGGAAGGTCCCCTGAATGGAACCCCTGGTTGCCCTGGGTCGTGCTCGTGGTGGGTCTCGTCGCCGCGGCGGGCCTCATGTTGGGCCGACGCTTGGGAACGAAAGTTCTCCGCACGGGCGTCGTGCTCGCCATGGTCGCAGCCCTCGCGGGACCCACGGCCTGGACCGTGCAGACGGTCGTCACGCCCCACGAGGGCGGAGGAGTGAAAACCGGGCCCGCGGTCGTGGGCGGCACCTCGCGTGGTCCCGGCGCCTTCCACGGCTTGACTGGGAGCGACGTGGTGATCGCGCTCCTCTTGAAGGACGCGGCCTCCTACACGTGGGTCGCCGCCACAGGCTCGGAAACCGCTGCGACCTACCAATTGCTCACCGACAAGTCGGTCATGCCGATCGGCGGATTCAGCGGTGGTGACCCCTCCCCGACGCTGGCACAGTTCCAGGCGTATGTAGCGGATGGCAAGATCCATTACTACATCGTCGGCAGGTCCGGTTCTGGTGGCCGAGGCGGCAAACGGGTTTTCGCGTCAATCGAGACCTGGGTACGCCACAACTTCTCCGCACAGACCGTCGACGGTGTGACGATGTACGACCTCACCAAGCCGACCGGTTGATCAACCCGTGGCCGCTCGGCCTCCCCCGTAAGAGTGACGAGCCGCACGCCCTCCCCCGCAAGAGTGACGGGACGTACGCCCTCCCTACCTACGGTTGCGTAGGTTACCCTAACCAAAAGGATTGGAGAGGCTCGCCATGACGATCAGCACCGCAGCATCACAGCAAGCCGACTCCGTGGAGAGTCGCAAGCTTCCACGCATCATCCAGGGCGGCATGGGCGCAGCCGTGTCCTCGTGGCGGCTCGCCTCGCAGGTCGCCCAGGCCGGGCAGTTGGGCGTCGTGTCAGGCATCGGCCTCGACATGGTGCTCGCACGCAGGCTCCAGGATGGCGACAAGGGCGGTCACATGCGTCGCGCACTCGCGGCGTTCCCCGTGCCCTCCATGGCCGCCCGTGCCGTCGAGGAATACTTCCTGCCCGACGGCCGCACTTCCGGCGAGCCATACGCCGCCGTTCCCAAGCTTGTCGTCGCGCAGGAACGGCCGTCCCAAGAACTCGCGGTACTTGGCAACTTCGTCGAGGTGTGGCTCGCGAAAGAGGGCCATTCCGGCTTGGTGGGGGTCAACTACCTCGAAAAGGTACAGATGGCCACCCCTGCGGCGGCCTATGGCGCCATGCTCGCGGGCGTCGACTACGTGGTGATGGGCGCGGGCCTCCCCCGCGAGATTCCTCGCCTGCTGAACCAGCTCGCCACACACTCCTCGGTGAAGTTTCCGGTAGACGTGCAGGGTGCGGAGTATGGAACTTTCTCCGTCTCGCTCGACCCATCGGAACTGCTCGGCG from Demequina lutea includes:
- a CDS encoding ArnT family glycosyltransferase encodes the protein MPDVPAVPAVPPAEIIDERFSPSPRKRWERPALFVLLVVTGALYLWELSASGWANWFYAAAVQAGSVSWKAFLFGASDAGASITVDKPPASLWVMALSARVFGLNSWSMLVPQALMGVATVGLVYASVRRYFSAQAGLIAGAVLALTPVAALMFRFNNPDALLVLLLTGAVVATLRAVENGRTRWMVLAGVLVGLGFLTKQLQAVLVLPGIAAVYLIAAPVSLWRRLRDGLIAVVAMIVSAGWWVAIVELTPAANRPYVGSSTDNSFLNLTFGYNGLSRILGHSAPTTHTGTALGGAASENSGGHPGGAVSHFNAGLLRMFAGDFGGHIAWLIPAALLLGLAGLLIVGRAKRTDVRRAALLIWGATLLVTGLTFSLMNGMAHEYYTVALAPSIGALVGIGGWLVWTRRTERWAMPVLAAVSLVTTGWAFVVLGRSPEWNPWLPWVVLVVGLVAAAGLMLGRRLGTKVLRTGVVLAMVAALAGPTAWTVQTVVTPHEGGGVKTGPAVVGGTSRGPGAFHGLTGSDVVIALLLKDAASYTWVAATGSETAATYQLLTDKSVMPIGGFSGGDPSPTLAQFQAYVADGKIHYYIVGRSGSGGRGGKRVFASIETWVRHNFSAQTVDGVTMYDLTKPTG